A window of the Streptomyces albireticuli genome harbors these coding sequences:
- a CDS encoding amino acid permease, with protein MRTSAHARWKRSEPMDDDERILKDLGYTQQLHRRMGAFGNFSASLSVISIMSGALLLFGYGLNSGGPAVVVWGWLAVGPLVLCLAAALAEITSRYPTSGGLYYMARQLGGERWSWYTGWLNLLGLLGGIAAQDYGIATFTAAWANLQFGFVPTPGSLLVLFAVVLALHAVLNLFGTRLMNVLTSLSAWWHVAGAVIIVGTLALVPSHHQPAGFVFSEFTNNTGWPSPLYVILLGMLLPCFALAGYDTSAHLSEETRGASLATARGIVRSVAVSWIAGGILLGALLFAIQDYTGTLGSETGVPVAQILLDALGVATAKALLLVIIVAQFLCGYTVTASASRMIYAFARDGALPGSARWQKTSRRTAVPANAVWLAVGVAFVLALPSLYSATAFSAVTAISVVGFTPAYAIPVLLRLRHRDRFTPGPWHLGRWSRPIGWVAVLWAAGVTVLFLLPQSSPVTATSFNYTSVALLVALTMAALWWHFGRRSYGVPRSGTASAHDERRPTTSSGSSPDATRMETP; from the coding sequence ATGCGTACATCAGCACATGCACGATGGAAGCGGTCCGAGCCGATGGACGACGACGAGCGCATACTCAAGGATCTCGGCTACACCCAGCAACTGCACCGGCGCATGGGCGCCTTCGGTAACTTCTCCGCTTCCCTGTCGGTCATCTCCATCATGTCCGGGGCGCTGCTGCTCTTCGGCTACGGCCTGAACAGCGGCGGCCCCGCGGTGGTGGTGTGGGGGTGGCTCGCCGTGGGACCGCTGGTGCTGTGCCTGGCCGCGGCGCTGGCCGAGATCACCTCCCGCTACCCCACCAGCGGTGGCCTGTACTACATGGCCCGTCAGCTCGGCGGTGAGCGGTGGAGCTGGTACACCGGCTGGCTGAACCTTCTGGGGCTGCTCGGCGGGATCGCGGCCCAGGACTACGGCATCGCGACCTTCACCGCGGCCTGGGCGAACTTGCAGTTCGGATTCGTGCCGACGCCCGGGTCCCTGCTGGTCCTTTTCGCGGTCGTCCTCGCGCTGCACGCGGTCCTGAATCTCTTCGGCACCCGGCTGATGAACGTCCTGACCTCTCTGAGCGCGTGGTGGCACGTGGCCGGGGCCGTCATCATCGTCGGCACCCTGGCTCTCGTCCCCTCTCACCATCAGCCGGCCGGCTTCGTGTTCTCCGAGTTCACCAACAACACCGGCTGGCCGAGCCCCTTGTACGTGATCCTGCTGGGGATGCTGCTGCCGTGCTTCGCCCTGGCCGGCTACGACACCTCGGCTCACCTGAGCGAGGAGACCCGTGGAGCTTCCCTGGCCACAGCGCGCGGGATCGTCCGCTCGGTGGCGGTGTCCTGGATCGCCGGTGGCATTCTGCTGGGCGCCTTGCTGTTCGCCATCCAGGACTACACCGGGACGCTGGGAAGCGAGACCGGGGTGCCGGTGGCGCAGATCCTCCTGGACGCTCTGGGTGTGGCGACGGCGAAGGCGCTGCTGCTGGTGATCATCGTGGCGCAGTTCCTGTGCGGCTACACCGTGACCGCCTCCGCCAGCCGCATGATCTACGCCTTCGCCCGGGACGGCGCCCTGCCCGGCTCGGCGCGCTGGCAGAAGACCAGCCGCCGTACGGCCGTCCCGGCCAACGCCGTCTGGCTCGCGGTCGGTGTCGCCTTCGTACTGGCCCTGCCGTCCCTGTACTCCGCCACGGCGTTCTCGGCGGTGACCGCGATCTCCGTCGTGGGCTTCACCCCGGCCTACGCCATCCCGGTGCTGCTGCGGCTACGCCACCGGGACCGGTTCACCCCGGGGCCCTGGCACCTGGGCCGCTGGAGCCGGCCGATCGGCTGGGTGGCAGTGCTCTGGGCAGCCGGGGTGACGGTGCTGTTCCTGCTGCCGCAGTCCAGCCCCGTCACCGCCACGAGCTTCAACTACACCTCCGTCGCCTTGCTGGTGGCCCTCACCATGGCCGCCCTGTGGTGGCACTTCGGACGCCGCTCCTACGGAGTGCCCCGCTCCGGCACGGCGAGCGCCCACGACGAAAGGCGCCCCACCACCTCTTCAGGGTCCTCTCCAGACGCGACACGTATGGAGACACCGTGA
- the argG gene encoding argininosuccinate synthase — MSKVLTSLPAGERVGIAFSGGLDTSVAVAWMRDKGAVPCTYTADIGQYDEPDIASVPSRATAYGAEIARLVDCRAALVEEGLAALTCGAFHIRSGGRAYFNTTPLGRAVTGTLLVRAMLEDDVQIWGDGSTFKGNDIERFYRYGLLANPHLRIYKPWLDADFVHELGGRKEMSEWLLAHGLPYRDSAEKAYSTDANIWGATHEAKTLEHLDTGVETVNPIMGVRFWDPDVEIAAEDVTVGFDQGRPVTINGKEFATPVDLVMEANAIGGRHGMGMSDQIENRVIEAKSRGIYEAPGMALLHAVYERLVNAIHNEDTLAQYHNEGRRLGRLMYEGRWLDPQALMIRESLQRWVGAAVTGEVTLRLRRGEDYSVMNTTGLAFSYHPDKLSMERTEDSAFGPVDRIGQLTMRNLDIADSRSKLEQYAGLGIVGNTHATLMGAAQAASTGLIGAMPEGGAEVIASRGKVEGDDDQMLDRAAMEFGTD; from the coding sequence ATGTCCAAGGTCCTCACCTCCCTGCCCGCCGGCGAGCGCGTCGGCATCGCCTTCTCCGGAGGCCTCGACACCTCCGTCGCGGTCGCGTGGATGCGCGACAAGGGCGCCGTCCCGTGCACGTACACCGCCGACATCGGCCAGTACGACGAGCCCGACATCGCGTCGGTGCCCAGCCGCGCGACAGCGTACGGCGCCGAGATCGCCCGCCTGGTCGACTGCCGTGCGGCACTGGTCGAGGAGGGCCTGGCCGCACTCACCTGCGGCGCGTTCCACATCCGCTCGGGCGGGCGCGCCTACTTCAACACGACGCCGCTCGGCCGGGCCGTCACCGGCACCCTGCTGGTCCGGGCGATGCTCGAGGACGACGTGCAGATCTGGGGCGACGGCTCGACGTTCAAGGGCAACGACATCGAGCGGTTCTACCGCTACGGCCTCCTCGCCAACCCGCACCTGCGGATCTACAAGCCCTGGCTCGACGCGGACTTCGTCCACGAGCTCGGCGGCCGCAAGGAGATGTCGGAGTGGCTGCTCGCCCACGGCCTCCCCTACCGGGACAGTGCCGAGAAGGCCTACTCCACCGACGCCAACATCTGGGGCGCCACCCACGAGGCCAAGACCCTGGAGCACCTCGACACCGGGGTCGAGACCGTCAACCCGATCATGGGCGTTCGGTTCTGGGACCCCGACGTCGAGATCGCCGCCGAGGACGTGACGGTCGGCTTCGACCAGGGCCGCCCGGTGACGATCAACGGCAAGGAGTTCGCCACCCCGGTCGACCTCGTGATGGAGGCGAACGCCATCGGCGGACGTCATGGCATGGGCATGTCCGACCAGATCGAGAACCGGGTGATCGAGGCCAAGAGCCGCGGCATCTACGAGGCCCCGGGCATGGCGCTGCTGCACGCCGTGTACGAGCGCCTGGTCAACGCCATCCACAACGAGGACACCCTCGCGCAGTACCACAACGAGGGCCGGCGCCTCGGCCGCCTCATGTACGAGGGCCGCTGGCTCGACCCGCAGGCGCTCATGATCCGCGAGTCGCTCCAGCGCTGGGTGGGCGCGGCGGTCACCGGAGAGGTGACGCTGCGGCTGCGGCGCGGCGAGGACTACTCGGTCATGAACACCACCGGCCTGGCCTTCAGCTACCACCCGGACAAGCTGTCCATGGAACGCACCGAGGACTCGGCGTTCGGTCCGGTGGACCGGATCGGTCAGCTCACCATGCGCAACCTCGACATCGCCGACTCCCGCTCGAAGCTGGAGCAGTACGCGGGTCTGGGCATCGTCGGCAATACGCACGCGACCCTCATGGGCGCCGCCCAGGCGGCCTCGACGGGGCTGATCGGCGCGATGCCGGAAGGCGGCGCCGAAGTCATCGCTTCCCGGGGCAAGGTCGAGGGCGACGACGACCAGATGCTCGACCGGGCGGCGATGGAGTTCGGCACCGACTGA
- a CDS encoding heme o synthase, producing MDHALDRAVPTSPPGPRPRSRSGELPIPDRPTSAARVAGFVALTKPRIIELLLVTTIPVMFLAAGGVPDLTLVLATCTGGYLSAGSACAFNMYLDRDIDARMDRTANRPLVTGVVSPRECLVFASALALASVGWLWCLVNPLSAVLAFGALLFYTVVYTMLLKRRTSQNIVWGGLAGGMPVLIGWSAVTGSVSWTAVALCLVVFFWTPPHYWPLSMKTRADYARVGVPMLPVVAGITTVTRQIVLYSWLMVAMSLSLGLLGRVGWFFTCVAAGLGCCWLREAHALHTRAKAGLRGPGLQEMRLFHWSISYISLLFTAIAVDPFLR from the coding sequence ATGGACCACGCCCTCGACAGGGCCGTACCCACCTCCCCGCCGGGGCCTCGTCCCCGCTCGCGCTCCGGTGAGCTCCCGATCCCGGATCGCCCGACCTCCGCGGCCCGGGTGGCCGGATTCGTCGCGCTGACCAAACCGCGCATCATCGAGTTGCTGCTGGTGACCACCATCCCCGTGATGTTCCTGGCCGCCGGAGGCGTCCCCGACCTGACGCTGGTACTGGCCACCTGCACCGGCGGATACCTGTCCGCGGGCAGCGCCTGTGCGTTCAACATGTACCTCGACCGGGACATCGACGCCCGGATGGACCGCACCGCGAACCGGCCCTTGGTCACCGGAGTGGTCTCCCCGCGTGAGTGCCTGGTGTTCGCCAGTGCGCTCGCTCTCGCGTCGGTCGGCTGGCTCTGGTGCCTGGTCAACCCGCTCTCGGCGGTGCTCGCGTTCGGCGCGCTGCTCTTCTACACGGTGGTCTACACCATGCTGCTCAAGCGGCGCACCTCGCAGAACATCGTCTGGGGTGGCCTCGCGGGTGGCATGCCGGTCCTGATCGGCTGGTCCGCCGTGACGGGCTCGGTGTCGTGGACGGCGGTGGCCCTCTGCCTGGTGGTGTTCTTCTGGACCCCGCCGCACTACTGGCCGCTGTCCATGAAGACCCGGGCCGACTACGCACGCGTGGGTGTGCCGATGCTGCCGGTGGTGGCCGGCATCACCACGGTGACCCGGCAGATCGTGCTGTACAGCTGGCTGATGGTGGCCATGTCGCTCTCACTGGGGCTGCTCGGCCGGGTGGGCTGGTTCTTCACCTGCGTGGCGGCCGGGCTCGGGTGCTGCTGGCTCCGGGAAGCCCACGCGCTCCACACCAGGGCCAAGGCCGGCCTCCGTGGCCCAGGGCTACAGGAGATGCGCCTCTTCCACTGGTCGATCAGTTACATCTCCCTGCTGTTCACCGCCATCGCCGTCGACCCGTTCCTCCGCTGA
- a CDS encoding DUF4132 domain-containing protein, translating into MNELWHLVDVELAAGRPLPRSVVPVLRRTVTQSWAADARQKKLVAGLTEPAVNYGEAWSDRVLAELTTLDDAWRRLLAHAATARTARPSGKWEQEGRALLAELGADTDAVRERLLSWLAPVGHPRTVRLIGWQYGPDVNEEYDPYNADALRGLAWLLSCLPPHPDTARALGALVEVSLRKVAGAGPRSPKVANAGVLALSRTDGDAALAELARLAARVTYKGTLKQIDTALQARAEAVGLSRDEIEELAVPAYGLTEVGHARHTLGDCAADVTVRAGKAVITWHNAAGKPVKAAPAAVRRDHPDAVKDLKAAAKDIDRMLSAQAERLDRFFLTRRTLPYAAWRERYLDHPLVGTLARRLLWTVDGRTCGFADGSLRTLTDAPVTPGPDATVELWHPIDHGIAAITAWREWLERHAVTQPFKQAHREVYLLTGAERATRGYSNRFASHVLRQHQFHSLAAARGWRNKLRLAVDDQYPPAIRELPAWGLRAEFWIEGIEGDWDTDIAESGSYLRVSTDQVRFYPLDAPQHMAQAGSGEYRLGWREAPSEPVPLEDVPALALSEVMRDVDLFVGVASVGNDPTWQDGGPRGRFRDYWNSYGFGELSQSAETRRTLLTRLLPRLAIAGRCTIEGRFLHVRGDLHTYKIHLGSGNILISPHDRYLCIVPKAAPAADQGYLPFEGDGTLSVILSKAMMLARDTEITDRTITSQL; encoded by the coding sequence GTGAACGAGCTGTGGCACCTGGTCGACGTCGAACTCGCCGCGGGCCGGCCACTGCCGCGGTCCGTCGTCCCCGTGCTCCGGCGCACGGTGACGCAGTCCTGGGCCGCGGACGCCCGGCAGAAGAAGCTCGTCGCCGGGTTGACGGAGCCGGCGGTCAACTACGGAGAGGCGTGGTCCGACCGGGTACTGGCGGAGCTGACGACGCTGGACGATGCCTGGCGGCGGCTGCTGGCGCACGCCGCGACCGCGCGCACCGCGCGGCCGTCGGGGAAGTGGGAGCAGGAGGGCCGGGCGCTGCTCGCCGAGCTCGGCGCGGACACCGACGCCGTGCGGGAGCGACTGCTGTCCTGGCTCGCGCCGGTGGGCCACCCGCGTACCGTGCGGCTCATCGGGTGGCAGTACGGGCCCGACGTCAACGAGGAGTACGACCCGTACAACGCGGACGCGCTGCGCGGGCTCGCCTGGCTGCTGTCCTGCCTGCCGCCGCACCCGGACACCGCCCGCGCGCTGGGCGCACTCGTGGAGGTCTCCCTACGCAAAGTGGCGGGCGCCGGCCCCCGCAGCCCGAAGGTCGCCAACGCCGGTGTGCTCGCCCTCTCCCGGACGGACGGTGACGCCGCCCTCGCCGAGCTGGCCCGGCTCGCCGCCCGCGTCACCTACAAGGGCACGCTGAAGCAGATCGACACCGCCCTCCAGGCCCGAGCCGAGGCCGTGGGCCTGAGCCGTGACGAGATCGAGGAGCTGGCCGTCCCCGCCTACGGGCTGACCGAGGTCGGCCACGCCCGGCACACACTGGGCGACTGCGCGGCCGATGTGACGGTAAGGGCCGGCAAAGCGGTCATCACCTGGCACAACGCGGCAGGCAAGCCGGTCAAGGCCGCCCCCGCGGCCGTCCGCCGGGATCACCCCGATGCCGTCAAGGACCTCAAGGCGGCGGCCAAGGACATCGACAGGATGCTCAGCGCTCAGGCGGAGCGACTGGACCGCTTCTTCCTCACCCGGCGCACCCTGCCCTACGCGGCGTGGCGCGAGCGCTACCTCGACCACCCGCTCGTCGGCACCCTCGCCCGCCGCCTGCTGTGGACCGTCGACGGCCGGACATGCGGCTTCGCGGACGGCTCGCTGCGCACCCTCACCGACGCACCCGTGACGCCGGGCCCTGACGCCACCGTCGAGCTGTGGCACCCCATCGACCACGGGATCGCCGCGATCACCGCGTGGCGCGAGTGGCTGGAGCGGCACGCCGTCACCCAGCCGTTCAAGCAGGCCCACCGCGAGGTGTACCTGCTCACCGGCGCGGAACGGGCCACCCGTGGCTACTCCAACCGCTTCGCCTCGCACGTGCTGCGCCAGCACCAGTTCCACTCGCTGGCCGCGGCCCGGGGCTGGCGCAACAAGCTGCGCCTCGCTGTCGACGACCAGTACCCGCCCGCCATCCGGGAACTGCCCGCCTGGGGCCTGCGCGCGGAGTTCTGGATCGAGGGCATCGAAGGTGACTGGGACACGGACATCGCCGAGTCCGGCAGCTATCTGCGCGTCAGCACGGATCAGGTGCGCTTCTACCCGCTCGACGCACCCCAGCACATGGCCCAGGCGGGCTCCGGCGAGTACCGGCTCGGCTGGCGCGAGGCCCCCTCCGAGCCGGTTCCCCTGGAGGACGTGCCGGCCCTGGCGCTGAGCGAGGTCATGCGCGACGTCGACCTCTTCGTGGGGGTGGCCAGCGTCGGCAACGACCCCACCTGGCAGGACGGCGGCCCCCGGGGACGGTTCCGGGACTACTGGAACTCCTACGGCTTCGGCGAACTCTCCCAGAGCGCGGAGACCCGCCGCACGCTGCTCACCCGGCTCCTGCCGCGCCTGGCGATAGCCGGCCGCTGCACGATCGAGGGCCGGTTCCTGCACGTCAGAGGCGACCTGCACACGTACAAGATCCATCTGGGCTCGGGGAACATCCTCATCAGCCCGCACGATCGGTACCTGTGCATCGTCCCCAAGGCGGCCCCGGCGGCGGACCAGGGTTATCTGCCCTTCGAGGGAGACGGCACGCTCTCGGTGATCCTCAGCAAGGCGATGATGCTCGCCAGGGACACCGAGATTACGGACCGCACCATCACCAGCCAGCTCTGA
- a CDS encoding DUF6463 family protein encodes MIKWAGWIITLLGAAHTILALTVEEAARHAGTWFSGGLWSEDLSDMSPAGSAYWLSLESFGPPLTLIGLTVLWLNRRGITPPTFIAWALGAWTVVDAIILPFTPWPLFALACVLLLIGARRDNPAPKAGLPRA; translated from the coding sequence TCGGAGCCGCACACACGATCCTCGCCCTGACGGTGGAAGAGGCCGCGCGCCACGCCGGGACATGGTTCAGCGGCGGACTGTGGAGCGAGGACCTTTCCGACATGAGCCCGGCTGGCAGCGCGTACTGGCTCAGCCTGGAAAGCTTCGGCCCACCACTCACCCTGATCGGTCTAACGGTGCTGTGGCTGAACCGCCGCGGCATCACCCCGCCGACGTTCATCGCCTGGGCACTGGGAGCCTGGACCGTCGTCGACGCCATCATCCTCCCGTTCACGCCCTGGCCGCTCTTCGCGCTCGCGTGCGTCCTGCTGCTGATCGGAGCCCGCCGCGACAACCCCGCACCCAAGGCCGGGCTTCCACGAGCGTGA
- a CDS encoding MFS transporter, whose amino-acid sequence MTATSFLGVLVLSSYRDLFTTPGAKPLAAAGLVARAPRAMIGLGIVGMLSQRTGDYVLTGAVCAAFSVSIAVFGPLVARSIDRRGQCRAARPTLAVALLGLTGLVVCSGTGVTPWADFPCVVAAGAIPNIGGMLRARWTAMYGEGPKLHTAFAVESVADEATFVIGPILALTLATAVYPEAGVICAMIFALVGTIAVTSQRRTEPEPAMRTAARGDSVLKSPGLRTLTLTFAALGCVFGGFDLTCVAFAVEHGHRAEASVALAGLAATSCLAGLVMGALRLTSRLPVRMLAVTAALALCTVPLLFVSSLLELAVVLMMLGVFVSPSIITANSLVERLVPAARLNEGLTWLLSGLSIGMSLGTLVAGCAVDRLGPQAAFVVPVGWAGCAALIVLSGLRRLGTTHQEDAGRSREPAPSGGAAAEAARSRTPVTAGRGARVRSGGLDEDESRARIGQRRNGSTAMAVNSREM is encoded by the coding sequence TTGACCGCGACCTCTTTTTTGGGGGTGCTCGTGCTCAGCTCGTACCGCGACCTCTTCACGACGCCCGGAGCCAAGCCGCTCGCCGCGGCCGGGCTGGTGGCCCGTGCCCCCCGGGCCATGATCGGCCTGGGGATCGTGGGCATGCTCTCGCAGCGGACCGGTGACTACGTACTGACCGGCGCCGTATGCGCCGCCTTCTCGGTGTCCATCGCCGTGTTCGGCCCGCTGGTGGCCCGCAGCATCGACCGCCGAGGGCAGTGCCGCGCCGCGCGGCCCACCCTGGCGGTGGCGCTGCTCGGGCTCACCGGACTCGTGGTGTGCAGTGGCACGGGGGTGACGCCGTGGGCGGACTTCCCCTGCGTGGTCGCGGCCGGGGCGATACCCAACATCGGCGGCATGCTCCGCGCGCGGTGGACCGCGATGTACGGGGAAGGACCGAAGCTCCACACCGCGTTCGCCGTCGAGTCGGTCGCTGATGAAGCGACTTTCGTGATCGGACCGATCCTTGCCCTCACCCTGGCCACGGCCGTCTACCCGGAGGCGGGGGTCATATGCGCGATGATCTTCGCCCTGGTGGGAACGATCGCCGTCACCTCGCAGCGCCGCACCGAGCCCGAACCCGCCATGAGGACCGCGGCCCGCGGTGACTCGGTGCTCAAGAGCCCGGGCCTGCGGACACTGACGCTCACCTTCGCCGCCCTGGGCTGCGTCTTCGGCGGCTTCGACCTCACCTGCGTCGCCTTCGCCGTCGAGCACGGACACAGGGCCGAGGCCTCCGTCGCCCTCGCCGGCCTGGCGGCCACCAGCTGTCTGGCCGGACTCGTCATGGGGGCACTACGGCTCACGTCACGCCTGCCGGTGCGGATGCTGGCCGTCACCGCTGCCTTGGCGCTGTGCACGGTGCCGCTGCTGTTCGTGAGCAGCCTGCTCGAACTCGCCGTCGTGCTGATGATGCTGGGCGTGTTCGTCTCGCCCAGCATCATCACCGCGAACAGCCTGGTGGAGCGCCTCGTCCCGGCGGCACGGTTGAACGAGGGCCTGACCTGGCTGCTGTCCGGGCTCAGCATCGGCATGTCCCTGGGGACGCTGGTGGCCGGGTGTGCCGTCGACCGGCTCGGACCGCAGGCCGCGTTCGTGGTGCCCGTCGGCTGGGCGGGCTGCGCCGCCCTGATCGTGCTGTCCGGGCTGCGCCGGCTGGGGACGACCCATCAGGAGGACGCCGGCCGGAGCCGGGAACCGGCACCGAGCGGTGGCGCGGCGGCGGAGGCCGCGCGCAGTCGTACGCCCGTGACAGCCGGGCGGGGAGCACGTGTCCGATCCGGCGGCCTCGACGAGGACGAGAGCCGAGCGCGGATCGGTCAGCGGAGGAACGGGTCGACGGCGATGGCGGTGAACAGCAGGGAGATGTAA
- a CDS encoding RICIN domain-containing protein, whose protein sequence is MPNVGSRHAPQWLSLHPIEVFQSETPFEWGAAREPALTTSGQSNRGKLVKPRKRLAVLAAALVAAFAVAVPGAGAAEPQARAGKAPAAVGPFQFRNQGTGRCIGFPYGDDRTRVWDCTTEAYQLWDLVADGRGRHHMVNRRNGTCLAGYAQGPSGWATWLSTCDSSFTNVDQLWYVDPATQSGPARIANLFGRVLEPDRGWGGANQSPVVTNDNQGLPNQKWTIKYIQ, encoded by the coding sequence ATGCCGAACGTCGGGAGTCGCCACGCACCACAGTGGCTCTCGCTTCACCCGATAGAGGTGTTTCAGAGCGAAACCCCTTTCGAGTGGGGTGCGGCGCGAGAACCTGCGCTCACGACCTCGGGGCAGTCGAACAGGGGGAAGCTCGTGAAACCACGCAAACGACTTGCCGTGCTCGCGGCGGCGCTGGTTGCCGCCTTCGCGGTAGCAGTCCCAGGTGCGGGGGCGGCCGAACCACAGGCACGCGCGGGGAAGGCCCCGGCTGCGGTCGGCCCGTTCCAGTTCAGAAACCAAGGCACCGGCCGCTGCATCGGCTTCCCGTACGGTGACGACCGCACGCGCGTGTGGGACTGCACCACGGAGGCGTACCAGCTCTGGGACCTGGTCGCCGACGGCCGTGGCCGCCACCACATGGTGAACCGCAGGAACGGCACATGCCTCGCGGGCTACGCGCAGGGCCCGAGCGGCTGGGCGACCTGGCTGTCGACCTGTGACAGCAGCTTCACCAACGTCGACCAGCTCTGGTACGTCGACCCGGCGACCCAGTCCGGCCCCGCCCGCATCGCGAACCTCTTCGGCCGAGTCCTCGAGCCCGACCGCGGCTGGGGCGGCGCGAACCAGTCGCCAGTCGTGACCAACGACAACCAGGGACTGCCGAATCAGAAGTGGACCATCAAGTACATCCAGTGA
- a CDS encoding GNAT family N-acetyltransferase — translation MSDLLHIGASPTEADVDAWHSVVTAAHAADLAPTVPAPCWNETAGGLRVPRVRSRHINLAVPMPRGGSGGFAGVAALRLFDEAENRTTAWIERLAVRPEMRRRGIGSRLWEALRAVLTEEGRTSVGLEIELGGAGEQFALACDFRCALSLRVYVLDLAREDGAPGPSLPDGYRFLEWTGAVPSQHAPAFALAHQAMADVPRGDLAMRPRAWDAERVRVLQQADVDRGVMLLTVVALAPDGSHAGYSVLGLPSPDAVRAKLYETAVAPAHRGLGLGRAVSLRNLELLREQRLPVREIAGTMADHNEPMRAVGKPLGYRRERSIRFYQARWDG, via the coding sequence ATGAGCGACCTCCTCCACATCGGCGCATCCCCCACCGAAGCCGATGTCGACGCCTGGCACTCCGTCGTCACCGCCGCCCACGCCGCCGACCTGGCGCCGACCGTCCCCGCACCCTGCTGGAACGAGACGGCAGGTGGTCTGCGCGTGCCCAGGGTGCGCAGCCGGCACATCAACCTGGCCGTTCCTATGCCCCGTGGGGGCTCCGGGGGGTTCGCCGGGGTCGCCGCGTTGCGGCTGTTCGACGAGGCGGAGAACCGTACGACCGCCTGGATCGAGCGGCTCGCCGTCCGGCCGGAGATGCGGCGGCGTGGCATCGGCAGCCGGTTGTGGGAGGCGCTGCGCGCCGTGCTGACCGAGGAAGGGCGGACATCTGTCGGTCTGGAGATCGAACTCGGAGGTGCGGGCGAGCAGTTCGCTCTTGCGTGCGACTTTCGCTGTGCGTTGTCGCTGAGGGTGTACGTTCTGGACCTCGCCCGTGAGGACGGCGCTCCAGGCCCGTCCCTCCCCGACGGGTATCGGTTCCTGGAATGGACCGGTGCCGTCCCCTCCCAGCACGCCCCTGCCTTCGCGCTGGCACATCAGGCCATGGCGGATGTGCCACGCGGGGACTTGGCGATGAGGCCACGCGCATGGGACGCGGAGCGCGTGCGCGTCCTGCAGCAGGCGGACGTCGATCGAGGAGTGATGCTGCTGACCGTCGTGGCCCTCGCCCCGGACGGTTCGCATGCCGGGTATTCGGTGCTGGGACTGCCGTCGCCGGACGCCGTACGGGCGAAGCTGTACGAAACCGCCGTCGCACCCGCCCACCGTGGGCTCGGCCTCGGGCGCGCGGTATCGCTGCGGAACCTGGAACTGCTGAGGGAACAGCGCCTTCCGGTAAGGGAGATCGCCGGGACCATGGCCGATCACAACGAGCCGATGCGCGCGGTCGGCAAGCCGCTCGGGTACCGGCGCGAGCGGTCGATCAGGTTCTACCAAGCACGGTGGGACGGCTAG